In Streptomyces sp. NBC_01707, a genomic segment contains:
- the nthB gene encoding nitrile hydratase subunit beta, with the protein MEGIADMGGTEGWGPTHPPRADEAVFPEPWQGRAFALTRSSVQLAGLNLDAFRHAIERLDPTAYLADGYFGRWLNAAELILAESAILAPTAIQARARNLRGEQVEEPPIPEPTKPGYAPTAKGSLRTIDAAPAFAEGERVRAKNMSPTGHTRLPGYVRGHTGVVALLQPASVLPDTNAHFQGENPEYVYSVRFDSHELWGAEAEPFTLTIEMFESYLERTA; encoded by the coding sequence ATGGAAGGGATCGCCGACATGGGGGGAACCGAGGGGTGGGGCCCCACCCATCCGCCGCGCGCCGACGAGGCTGTCTTCCCGGAACCCTGGCAGGGCCGGGCGTTCGCCCTGACGCGCAGCTCGGTCCAGCTGGCCGGACTGAACCTGGACGCGTTCCGGCACGCTATCGAGCGCCTGGACCCGACTGCCTACCTCGCCGACGGCTACTTCGGCCGCTGGCTCAACGCCGCCGAGCTGATACTTGCCGAGAGCGCCATCCTGGCACCGACCGCGATCCAGGCCCGCGCCCGCAACCTGCGCGGCGAGCAGGTCGAGGAACCGCCGATACCCGAACCCACGAAACCCGGTTACGCGCCGACCGCCAAGGGGTCGTTGCGCACCATCGATGCGGCCCCGGCGTTCGCGGAGGGCGAGCGGGTGCGTGCCAAGAACATGTCGCCGACCGGACACACCAGGCTGCCGGGCTACGTGCGCGGACACACCGGAGTCGTCGCGCTCCTCCAGCCGGCCTCTGTCCTGCCCGACACGAACGCGCACTTCCAGGGCGAGAACCCGGAGTACGTGTACTCGGTGCGATTCGACTCGCACGAGCTGTGGGGTGCCGAGGCCGAACCGTTCACACTCACCATCGAGATGTTCGAGAGCTATCTGGAGAGGACCGCATGA
- a CDS encoding SpoIIE family protein phosphatase yields the protein MRRPADVAPGAEQRPGAPTHGMRGLPAPAVAVIDGDGTVLAWADGARQLLGHRAVDVVGRPAARLLASRQEGAEGGSCLPPRAHDPMWTERPGPHEHRPRAVVDVRHRDGRIVRVQLDVTALSGPDGERCWLLAATDMPDADARQKAGEPAVHALLDRSPFSVAVWDTRLRCVWLNQESRRTVGLPPDGPPGLLMREALRGFDLAAVEPVMRRVLTSGEPVTGHEARWVSSGGGREVVFSSTLIRLERADGTPLGLCTISTDITQRWTRERMALMSRAAKCVGTTLDVMTTAQELTDLAVPAFADYATVDLAESVPLGGEPLERMRPGDSGIPVFRRAGLASIHEGAPESAFARGAPVYVPPGSPFLYVLHHRESHVEPVMDTGPGSWLAGDPRRARIIRETGMHSVMMVPLMARGTILGIAVFVRTENVAPYSRDDLLLAEELAVHASLSLDNARRYTRERAAALALQRSLLPGALSGGDAVELGWRYLPSDRHEGVGGDWLDAIHLPGGRIALVVGDVIGHGINAAATMGRLSTAVLTLAALDLPPAEVLVHLDEVATQLTGDAARSGDPVPQIVGATCIYAVYDPATRVCSFARAGHPPPLLVSPDGQVTAPDTPAGTLIGVGLGSFESVDVELPEGSLIVLFTDGLIETRNTDIDAGLDRLATALRRVPSELDGLCAQVIAEMATTSKPEDDIALLVARTRVARPSVYAARPERHRSR from the coding sequence ATGAGGCGCCCAGCCGACGTCGCACCCGGTGCCGAGCAGAGGCCGGGTGCCCCCACGCACGGCATGCGCGGTCTGCCGGCTCCTGCGGTGGCGGTGATCGACGGCGACGGTACGGTCCTGGCGTGGGCCGACGGAGCGCGACAGCTTCTGGGCCACCGAGCAGTGGACGTCGTCGGGCGGCCCGCGGCGCGCCTTCTGGCAAGCCGGCAGGAAGGCGCGGAAGGCGGTTCCTGTCTGCCGCCCCGGGCGCACGACCCGATGTGGACGGAGCGGCCGGGCCCACACGAGCACAGGCCCCGCGCGGTGGTGGACGTCCGGCATCGCGACGGCCGCATCGTACGGGTGCAGCTGGACGTCACCGCACTCTCCGGCCCCGACGGTGAGAGATGCTGGCTCCTGGCGGCGACGGACATGCCGGACGCCGACGCGCGGCAGAAGGCGGGCGAGCCCGCCGTCCACGCGCTGCTCGACCGTTCGCCGTTCTCGGTTGCCGTCTGGGACACACGGCTGCGTTGCGTCTGGCTGAACCAGGAGTCCAGACGGACGGTGGGCCTGCCCCCGGACGGTCCCCCGGGACTCTTGATGCGGGAGGCGCTGCGGGGCTTCGACCTCGCCGCGGTGGAGCCGGTGATGCGGAGGGTCCTGACGTCCGGCGAGCCGGTCACCGGACACGAGGCGCGCTGGGTCTCCTCGGGCGGCGGCCGGGAAGTCGTCTTCTCGTCCACCCTCATCCGTCTCGAGCGCGCGGACGGTACACCCCTCGGGCTGTGCACGATCTCGACGGACATCACCCAGAGATGGACGCGCGAACGCATGGCGCTGATGAGCAGGGCGGCGAAGTGCGTCGGCACCACACTCGATGTGATGACGACCGCCCAGGAACTCACGGACCTGGCCGTCCCGGCGTTCGCCGACTACGCCACGGTCGATCTGGCCGAGTCGGTGCCCCTCGGCGGCGAGCCGCTGGAGCGGATGCGGCCCGGGGACTCCGGCATCCCGGTGTTCCGCCGCGCGGGACTCGCCTCCATCCACGAAGGTGCGCCGGAGTCCGCCTTCGCCCGGGGCGCTCCGGTGTACGTGCCCCCGGGATCTCCCTTCCTGTACGTGCTTCACCACCGCGAGTCGCATGTGGAGCCCGTGATGGACACCGGCCCCGGCAGCTGGCTCGCCGGCGATCCCAGGCGTGCCCGGATCATCCGCGAGACCGGGATGCACTCCGTCATGATGGTTCCCCTCATGGCGCGCGGCACCATCCTCGGCATCGCTGTGTTCGTCCGTACCGAGAACGTCGCTCCGTATTCGAGGGACGACCTGCTGCTGGCCGAGGAACTCGCCGTCCACGCCTCACTGAGTCTGGACAACGCCCGCCGATACACCCGCGAGCGGGCCGCCGCTCTCGCGCTCCAGCGGAGCCTGCTGCCCGGCGCGTTGTCCGGTGGCGACGCCGTGGAACTGGGTTGGCGTTACCTGCCGTCGGACCGGCACGAGGGGGTCGGAGGGGACTGGCTCGATGCCATCCACCTGCCGGGCGGGCGGATCGCTCTGGTCGTCGGAGACGTCATCGGGCACGGCATCAATGCGGCCGCCACCATGGGCCGTCTGAGTACGGCGGTGCTCACGCTGGCCGCCTTGGACCTGCCGCCGGCCGAGGTGCTCGTCCACCTCGACGAAGTGGCCACCCAGCTGACGGGGGATGCCGCCCGGTCCGGCGACCCCGTCCCGCAGATCGTAGGGGCCACCTGCATCTACGCCGTGTACGACCCGGCCACCCGCGTGTGCTCCTTCGCGCGTGCCGGACACCCGCCACCGCTGCTGGTCTCCCCGGACGGCCAGGTCACCGCGCCCGACACCCCGGCAGGCACGCTGATCGGCGTCGGCCTCGGCTCGTTCGAATCGGTGGACGTGGAGCTTCCGGAGGGCAGCCTGATCGTCCTTTTCACGGACGGGCTCATCGAAACGCGGAACACCGACATCGACGCCGGACTCGACCGGCTGGCCACCGCGTTGCGCCGAGTGCCATCGGAGCTGGACGGCCTCTGCGCCCAGGTGATCGCGGAGATGGCGACGACGTCGAAACCGGAGGACGACATCGCGCTACTGGTCGCCCGCACTCGCGTTGCCCGGCCCTCTGTGTACGCCGCTCGACCGGAACGACACCGGTCGCGGTGA
- a CDS encoding ester cyclase yields MSRDENLAAQNAIAEAVNSGNLEDLVTVVAVDSVDHDPAAGQAPGPAGYQAMFAEIRAAFPDLHVDVEHLVTTDDELAFAYTISGTHLGELMGHGPTGKKVSYRGMQISRFADGKLVERWGSSDELGMLRQLDLIP; encoded by the coding sequence ATGTCCCGCGACGAGAACCTCGCTGCCCAGAACGCCATCGCCGAGGCCGTGAACAGCGGCAATCTGGAGGATTTGGTCACGGTCGTCGCGGTCGACTCGGTCGACCACGATCCGGCTGCCGGCCAGGCTCCGGGCCCGGCCGGATATCAGGCCATGTTCGCCGAGATCAGGGCGGCCTTTCCCGACCTGCACGTCGATGTCGAGCATCTCGTCACCACGGACGACGAGTTGGCATTCGCCTACACCATCAGCGGGACACACCTCGGTGAGCTGATGGGACACGGTCCGACCGGGAAGAAGGTGTCCTACCGAGGCATGCAGATAAGCAGGTTCGCCGACGGAAAGCTCGTGGAACGGTGGGGCAGCAGCGACGAGCTCGGCATGCTGCGCCAGCTCGATCTCATCCCGTGA
- a CDS encoding GreA/GreB family elongation factor, protein MTGGPEPISDVAREALERELADLRAERETVAATLRGGERVGDMADEADELQRGTELDRLDTRIAEVDGRLREAAVAGPPRTDRVGVGSTVTVRFADSTEATVQIGEVAEVLDRTLVTADSPLGRALLGCRAGDTINYETPEGRSTAVVLSLGDAGDRS, encoded by the coding sequence ATGACCGGTGGACCCGAACCCATCAGCGATGTCGCCCGCGAGGCGCTGGAGCGAGAGCTCGCCGATCTGCGTGCCGAACGCGAAACCGTCGCCGCCACCTTGCGAGGTGGTGAGCGGGTGGGCGACATGGCCGACGAGGCCGACGAGTTGCAGCGCGGCACGGAACTCGACCGCCTGGACACCCGAATCGCCGAGGTCGACGGGCGGCTTCGCGAGGCGGCCGTCGCGGGGCCTCCCCGCACCGACAGGGTCGGCGTGGGCAGCACCGTGACGGTACGGTTCGCGGACTCCACGGAGGCGACCGTCCAGATCGGCGAGGTCGCCGAGGTGCTGGACCGGACCTTGGTCACCGCCGACAGCCCGCTCGGCCGCGCGCTGCTCGGCTGTCGCGCCGGCGACACCATCAACTACGAGACGCCCGAGGGGCGGTCGACGGCGGTCGTGTTGTCCTTGGGCGACGCGGGCGACAGGTCGTAG
- a CDS encoding DUF1345 domain-containing protein has product MNRRLVISAVPRLAGATVVGAVIGSVVGVLTNMPLGILAGIAAAETSFVVAGWIVLWPMDAATTHRHVRSEQFRPVTEELVVVASALCGLVGIVMLLLVGDSGLSHAAAATALCGVFLAWAALHLMYATRYAYLYYLTPEGGIDFNSDDPPQYSDFLYFSYNLGMTYQVSDTDVSSSTIRAVALRHCLLSYVFGASILATTINLVAGIVTG; this is encoded by the coding sequence ATGAACCGCCGGTTGGTGATTTCCGCCGTTCCTCGACTCGCCGGTGCGACGGTGGTCGGAGCGGTGATCGGTTCGGTGGTCGGTGTGCTGACCAACATGCCGCTGGGCATTCTCGCCGGTATCGCCGCGGCGGAGACAAGCTTCGTCGTCGCAGGGTGGATCGTCCTGTGGCCCATGGACGCCGCCACCACCCATCGCCACGTCCGAAGCGAGCAGTTCCGTCCCGTCACCGAGGAACTCGTCGTCGTCGCGTCCGCCCTGTGCGGACTGGTCGGCATCGTGATGCTGCTCCTGGTCGGCGACTCCGGCCTGAGCCACGCAGCGGCCGCGACGGCACTCTGTGGCGTGTTCCTGGCCTGGGCGGCGCTCCACCTGATGTACGCCACCCGATACGCGTACCTCTATTACCTGACTCCCGAAGGCGGGATCGACTTCAATTCCGACGACCCGCCGCAGTACAGCGACTTCCTCTACTTCAGTTACAACCTCGGAATGACCTATCAGGTCTCCGACACCGACGTCTCAAGTTCCACGATCCGCGCGGTCGCCCTCCGGCACTGCCTGCTGTCCTATGTCTTCGGTGCCAGCATCCTGGCCACCACCATCAATCTCGTCGCCGGAATCGTCACGGGCTGA
- a CDS encoding FdhF/YdeP family oxidoreductase, which yields MVEGPRVLSADSDEQERLEPNVGPTPEGNPEFHPYHHPAAGWGAAKSVTRFLVREGALVDGPRAIMRMNHENTGFDCPGCAWPDDTKGLHLDICENGIKHVTWEMTSKRVGREFFATHSVTELSGWSDYDLENQGRLTEPMVYDPDSDHYVPISWKDAFEVVGRALRELDNPNQASFYTSGRLGNEATFLYQLMARELGTNNLPDCSNMCHEASGRALHASLGTGKGTVDLQDWETADALFILGVNAASNAPRMLTALAEAYHRGAQIVHINPLVEAAATRTIVPHDFTDMALFKTTRTSTLNLQPRIGGDMALLRGMAKAVLEQADSDPKALDREFIDRHTAGFEEYRALCEATSWDEIEHQSGLSRADVLKAARVYGEADRSIVSWCLGISQHEHGVDTVREIVNLLLLRGNLGREGAGPSPVRGHSNVQGNRTCGIDHRPEDEFLDRLAEVCGIEPPREHGLDTVHTVKAMHSGDVKVFVGMGGNFALAAPDTPYTYAALRNCDLTVQVSTKLNRSHVVHGRQALILPCLGRTEKDHQRKGIQSTSVEDSMSMVHLSIGMKRPASSHLLSEPAIIAGMARAALPDSATPWDWYIEDYDRIRDTMAQVLDGFEDFNRRVRLPLGFRIKQPARELVFLTPSGRAEFSTAVLPDVVPAPGTLALGTMRSHDQWNTTIYSDNDRYRGVKNLRSLVFMNRGDMRERGIADLGPVDITSTAKDGSQRSLSGYLAIPYDIPRGCAAGYMPEMNVLCALSDYSTQSDQPIMKHVKVTIDPAA from the coding sequence ATGGTGGAAGGGCCGAGAGTCTTGAGCGCCGACAGTGATGAGCAGGAACGCCTGGAGCCCAACGTGGGGCCCACGCCCGAGGGGAATCCGGAGTTTCACCCCTACCACCACCCCGCTGCGGGCTGGGGCGCAGCCAAGAGCGTGACACGTTTCCTGGTACGCGAGGGCGCACTCGTGGACGGCCCACGGGCGATCATGCGGATGAATCACGAGAACACCGGGTTCGACTGTCCCGGATGCGCGTGGCCGGACGACACCAAGGGGCTGCACCTGGACATCTGCGAGAACGGAATCAAGCACGTCACCTGGGAGATGACCAGCAAGCGGGTCGGACGGGAGTTCTTCGCCACCCACTCGGTGACCGAGCTGTCCGGGTGGAGCGACTACGACCTCGAGAACCAGGGCCGGTTGACCGAACCGATGGTCTACGACCCCGACTCGGACCACTACGTCCCGATCAGCTGGAAGGACGCGTTCGAGGTGGTCGGCCGTGCTCTGCGCGAGCTGGACAACCCGAATCAGGCATCGTTCTACACCTCCGGCCGGCTCGGCAACGAGGCCACCTTCCTCTACCAGTTGATGGCCCGTGAACTGGGCACGAACAACCTGCCGGACTGCTCCAACATGTGTCACGAGGCCAGCGGTCGCGCTCTCCATGCGTCCCTGGGCACCGGTAAGGGGACCGTCGACCTCCAGGACTGGGAGACCGCCGACGCCCTGTTCATCCTGGGAGTCAACGCCGCGTCCAACGCGCCCCGAATGCTCACGGCCCTCGCCGAGGCCTACCACCGCGGCGCCCAGATCGTGCACATCAATCCGCTCGTCGAGGCGGCGGCCACGCGCACCATCGTCCCGCACGACTTCACGGACATGGCTCTCTTCAAGACGACCCGCACCAGCACCCTGAACCTCCAGCCTCGTATCGGCGGCGACATGGCCCTGTTGCGCGGCATGGCCAAGGCGGTCCTGGAGCAGGCGGATTCCGATCCCAAGGCTCTGGACCGGGAGTTCATCGACCGCCACACCGCCGGCTTCGAGGAATACCGCGCGCTCTGCGAGGCGACTTCGTGGGATGAGATCGAGCACCAGTCCGGGCTGAGCCGCGCCGACGTCCTCAAAGCGGCGCGCGTGTACGGCGAGGCCGACCGCAGCATCGTCAGCTGGTGCCTGGGCATCAGCCAGCACGAGCACGGCGTCGACACCGTCCGGGAGATCGTCAATCTGCTTCTGCTCCGCGGCAATCTGGGGCGGGAAGGAGCGGGCCCGTCCCCCGTCCGAGGGCACAGCAACGTCCAGGGCAACCGCACCTGCGGCATCGACCACCGGCCCGAGGACGAGTTCCTGGACCGTCTCGCCGAGGTCTGCGGCATCGAGCCGCCCCGTGAGCACGGCCTGGACACGGTCCACACGGTCAAGGCGATGCACAGCGGTGATGTGAAGGTGTTCGTCGGCATGGGCGGCAACTTCGCCCTCGCGGCGCCCGACACCCCGTACACCTACGCGGCGCTGCGCAACTGCGACCTCACCGTCCAGGTGAGCACCAAGCTGAACCGCAGCCACGTCGTGCACGGCCGCCAGGCCCTCATCCTGCCGTGCCTCGGCCGTACCGAGAAGGACCATCAGCGCAAGGGCATCCAGAGCACGTCCGTCGAGGACTCGATGAGCATGGTCCACCTCTCGATCGGGATGAAGCGCCCAGCGTCCTCGCACCTGCTGTCCGAGCCGGCCATCATCGCGGGCATGGCCCGGGCCGCCCTGCCCGACAGCGCCACGCCCTGGGACTGGTACATCGAGGACTACGACCGTATCCGGGACACCATGGCCCAAGTCCTCGACGGCTTCGAGGACTTCAACCGCCGCGTGCGCCTTCCTCTCGGCTTCCGCATCAAGCAGCCCGCCCGTGAGCTGGTGTTCCTCACCCCGTCCGGACGCGCCGAGTTCTCCACCGCCGTCCTGCCCGACGTCGTCCCCGCCCCCGGCACCCTGGCGCTGGGCACCATGCGCTCCCACGACCAGTGGAACACCACCATCTACTCCGACAACGACCGCTACCGGGGCGTCAAGAACCTGCGCTCGCTCGTCTTCATGAACCGAGGCGACATGCGCGAGCGCGGTATCGCCGACCTGGGCCCGGTCGACATCACGAGCACCGCCAAGGACGGCAGTCAGCGATCCCTCAGCGGCTACCTCGCCATCCCCTACGACATCCCCCGCGGCTGCGCGGCCGGCTACATGCCCGAGATGAACGTGCTCTGCGCACTCAGCGACTACAGCACCCAGAGCGACCAGCCGATCATGAAGCACGTCAAGGTCACCATCGACCCCGCCGCCTGA
- a CDS encoding FUSC family protein — MSRFRLLLPAVIGSGRRPSAARVRRALSPRGALALQSVDGALSFALRAALAMALPALPMALAGRADQAVYAMMGSFTTTFGRNLPYARRARVLALVAAAMTACVGCGSALAAWAHPRDGGAGAAVVVAAMAVVAGAAKLACDAARLSGLGAVLLLFSFAVAANGSPAPADILPQTALAASGAAVAWVLAVSGWFVHPDRPQRLAVASALRELAELLEATGEKDGSGLVRHRATAAVLQAYRTLGVMPPTATEWGGRGGTCVRLTDLSWSLLIGSARRPPEDPTSLAQHLRGQVRVLVSRRHRAPQLLPELVRPSVIARAGLVSVTGREPVPVDPTTRRAAELRAAELVSGNRHGGHGHASVLLIPALRMVLGTGLAGGTALLLGLGHGYWAAISAAAVLHSINVRTAAQRAVQRTLGTVAGLMLALGVLAARPEPVVLVLVIVVLEFMLEYVVARNYGLGVVFLTPLALLLSDLASPSPAGALVQDRALSSVLGIVIGLGCALLVVHDHAAVRAERALAACREASERAEHTLDDRAEPSFPIVQTHLAAAVVELREADDAAAGELWPAEIDPTEFAAAEQRAYLLLERLVRWR, encoded by the coding sequence ATGTCTCGTTTCCGTCTTCTGCTCCCTGCTGTGATCGGGAGCGGTCGGCGGCCTTCGGCAGCCCGTGTGCGGCGCGCGCTCTCCCCGCGTGGCGCGCTCGCCCTGCAGAGCGTGGACGGTGCCCTGTCCTTCGCTCTGCGTGCCGCGCTGGCCATGGCGTTGCCGGCGCTCCCGATGGCACTGGCCGGGCGGGCCGATCAGGCTGTCTACGCCATGATGGGATCCTTCACCACCACGTTCGGCCGCAACCTGCCTTACGCGCGTCGTGCCCGTGTCCTCGCGTTGGTCGCGGCGGCCATGACAGCCTGTGTGGGCTGCGGTTCGGCACTCGCCGCGTGGGCCCATCCCCGGGACGGGGGAGCAGGCGCCGCCGTGGTGGTCGCGGCCATGGCCGTGGTGGCCGGTGCGGCGAAGCTCGCCTGCGACGCGGCACGTCTCAGCGGGCTGGGCGCGGTGCTGCTGCTCTTCTCGTTCGCCGTGGCGGCCAACGGTTCTCCGGCCCCCGCGGACATCCTTCCCCAGACCGCCCTGGCCGCATCGGGGGCGGCCGTGGCCTGGGTGCTGGCCGTGTCGGGGTGGTTCGTGCACCCGGATCGTCCGCAGCGTCTCGCCGTGGCCTCGGCGCTGCGCGAGCTCGCAGAGCTGTTGGAGGCAACCGGCGAAAAGGACGGAAGTGGGCTCGTCCGGCACCGGGCGACGGCTGCTGTCCTGCAGGCGTACCGGACTCTTGGCGTCATGCCTCCGACGGCCACCGAGTGGGGCGGCCGGGGCGGTACGTGCGTGCGTCTGACCGATCTCTCCTGGTCGCTGCTGATCGGTTCCGCCCGTCGGCCACCCGAAGACCCAACGAGTCTGGCCCAACACCTGCGCGGCCAGGTTCGCGTGCTCGTCAGCCGTCGCCACCGGGCTCCGCAACTGCTGCCCGAGCTGGTGCGCCCGTCCGTGATCGCCCGGGCCGGCCTGGTCTCCGTGACCGGTCGCGAGCCGGTTCCGGTCGATCCCACCACCCGGCGCGCCGCCGAACTGCGTGCTGCGGAACTGGTGTCGGGGAACCGCCATGGCGGCCACGGTCACGCCTCGGTCCTGCTCATTCCCGCCCTGCGGATGGTCCTCGGCACCGGGCTGGCGGGAGGAACGGCCCTTCTCCTGGGCCTCGGCCACGGCTACTGGGCGGCGATCTCCGCCGCGGCGGTTCTGCACTCGATCAACGTCCGTACCGCGGCACAGCGCGCCGTCCAGCGCACCTTGGGCACAGTTGCCGGACTGATGCTCGCTCTCGGCGTGCTGGCCGCGCGCCCCGAACCCGTGGTGCTCGTCCTCGTGATCGTTGTTCTGGAGTTCATGCTGGAGTACGTCGTGGCCCGCAACTACGGTCTCGGCGTCGTCTTCCTCACGCCGCTGGCGCTACTGCTGAGCGACCTGGCCTCGCCCTCACCTGCCGGAGCCCTGGTCCAGGACCGGGCACTGAGCAGTGTCCTCGGGATCGTCATCGGTCTGGGGTGTGCGCTTCTCGTGGTCCATGACCATGCCGCGGTCCGGGCCGAGCGCGCGTTGGCCGCATGCAGGGAGGCGTCCGAACGTGCGGAGCACACGTTGGACGACCGCGCGGAGCCGTCGTTCCCGATCGTCCAGACGCACCTCGCAGCAGCCGTGGTGGAGTTGCGTGAGGCCGATGACGCCGCGGCGGGCGAGCTCTGGCCGGCGGAGATCGATCCCACCGAATTCGCCGCCGCGGAGCAGCGTGCCTACCTTCTCCTGGAGCGGCTCGTCCGGTGGCGGTGA